Proteins encoded together in one Bos taurus isolate L1 Dominette 01449 registration number 42190680 breed Hereford unplaced genomic scaffold, ARS-UCD2.0 Super-Scaffold_1723_ScbfJmS_2085, whole genome shotgun sequence window:
- the LOC112445811 gene encoding bombesin receptor subtype-3, producing the protein MSQRQPQSPNQTLISTTNDTELSSSVVPNDSTNKRRTGDNSPGIEALCAIYITYAVIISVGILGNAILIKVFFKTKSMQTVPNIFITSLAFGDLLLLLTCVPVDATHYLAEGWLFGRIGCKVLSFIRLTSVGVSVFTLTILSADRYKAVVKPLERQPPNAILKTCAKAGCIWIMSMIIALPEAIFSNVYTFQDPDKNVTFKVCASYPVSERLLQEIHSLLCFLVFYIIPLSIISVYYSLIARTLYKSTLNIPTEEQSHARKQIESRKRIARTVLVLVALFALCWLPNHLLYLYRSFTSQNYTDSSTVHLIVTIISRILAFSNSCVNPFALYWLSNTFQQHFKAQLFCCKAGVPDASAANTPLDNLAVMGRVPGAASTQMSEISVSLFTGCSVKKEDDRV; encoded by the exons CAACCACAAATGACACAGAATTATCGAGCTCCGTCGTCCCTAATGATTCCACAAATAAAAGAAGGACCGGAGACAACTCTCCAGGAATAGAAGCATTGTGTGCCATCTATATCACTTATGCCGTGATCATTTCAGTGGGCATCCTTGGAAATGCTATTCTCATCAAAGTCTTTTTCAAGACCAAATCCATGCAAACAGTTCCCAACATTTTCATCACCAGCCTGGCTTTTGGAGATCTTTTACTTCTGCTAACTTGTGTGCCAGTCGATGCAACCCACTACCTGGCAGAGGGATGGCTGTTCGGAAGAATTGGATGTAAGGTGCTCTCTTTCATCCGGCTCACTTCTGTCGGTGTATCAGTGTTCACGTTAACAATTCTCAGTGCTGACAG ATACAAGGCAGTTGTGAAGCCCTTGGAGCGTCAGCCCCCAAATGCCATCCTGAAGACCTGTGCCAAAGCTGGCTGCATCTGGATCATGTCTATGATCATTGCTCTACCGGAGGctatattttcaaatgtatataCTTTTCAAGATCCTGACAAAAACGTAACATTTAAAGTGTGTGCCTCTTACCCTGTTTCTGAGAGGCTCCTGCAAGAGATACATTCTCTGCTGTGCTTCTTAGTATTCTACATTATTCCACTTTCGATTATCTCTGTCTATTACTCTCTGATTGCTAGAACTCTTTACAAAAGCACCTTGAACATACCTACTGAGGAACAAAGCCATGCCCGCAAGCAG ATTGAATCCCGGAAGCGAATTGCCAGAACAGTTCTGGTGCTGGTGGCTCTCTTTGCTCTCTGCTGGTTGCCGAATCACCTTCTGTATCTCTACCGCTCATTCACTTCTCAAAACTATACGGACTCCTCTACCGTTCACTTAATTGTCACCATCATCTCTCGGATTCTGGCTTTCAGCAATTCTTGTGTAAACCCCTTTGCTCTTTACTGGCTGAGCAATACCTTCCAGCAGCATTTTAAAGCTCAGTTATTCTGTTGCAAGGCAGGGGTGCCTGACGCTTCTGCTGCTAATACCCCTCTTGACAACCTAGCAGTGATGGGAAGGGTCCCGGGTGCTGCAAGCACTCAGATGTCCGAAATTAGTGTGTCCCTATTCACTGGCTGCAGTGTGAAGAAGGAAGATGACAGAGTCTag